A region of the Cryptococcus deuterogattii R265 chromosome 1, complete sequence genome:
TTGCAAAAAGTTCTGCACCTCGTTGTGCTGCCGATCATGGTGCCCAGCAGTCTGGACAGATTCGCATGTATGTCCCTTAGGCTCATACAGAATATTTATTCGATGTTTGAATTTGAGCACATAACTTTTGAGGCTAGAAAAGGTTTGCCCTCATCAAGCACTTTGTCGTcgagagagagaatgaaggCGTTCTTTGAGATATACAGTTATTTGACAGCGAGGCCCAAGGCACTTGGAAAATTCGGTAAGCGTGGGCGTAGGCccgagagaagaagaacccgAAAGGTTCCATTGGCGAAACCCCCTGAGAGGGGGGTAGTAGACGCTAGTCGCAGAGTAACGCCAATGGGTCATTATAGAACCATTTGCATGTTTGGTAGAGCTTGGGGGTGTGCTGGGTGGCTTGCCGCAGTCGCCATTTCCCCTGTTGATATGGCTGGAACGGCACTTACGGTTTTATTACGTATTACAACGACCGTCGGCTGCTCTTTCATGTGCGATACAGGAATCACTTTTACTGATCTGCTGCGGCTGCgcttttgccctttttctGTATATATTGCCAGAAACATAAAGTGGGTCAGGTCTATTTAGTCTCCATAATTCTACTGACGCATCGACCATGATCCTACCAGAAGACACAAAAGCACCAATATCATCAGACGACGAATTCGACGACGATTTCACGTCCTTacctccctcccctttctctccatctcggTTGCTTCCAGCTCAGGATACTAATCAGCTGTATCCGTTTGAATATTCCGCATTAACTACTTCCGCCGTCACTCAgccccttttcctccccGAAGAAGACGACATTGAGTTGGGACCAGCTCCACCTTATACACCGGACGACCCTCTTTACTCGCGACCACAGCGCAGGAATGACGGGAAGGGTTACCTACGTGGAAGAGTGGGTAGAAGGTTTATGTTGGGAATAGTGTGGGGGATGGGTTTATGGGTTGGTATGATGGGCATGGGAGCTCTAGGATGGAGATTATTGGGACCAGGACCACATCCTGGACGCCGAGGACCGAAACAGCCACAGCCTGGTTTTCCTGGAACGTCGCCGGCAGAGGATTCTTGGCTGAGAGAGTCAATCGAATgcgtttccttttcttccgaTGGGTGGGCGCCTTTCAGCCCTTCTGATATGGTGGAGCCACTCGTCCCACTTGAACAcagcaaagaagagcagcgaAGTTTGAACGCTACCTTCTACTTACCGCTTGACAGTGAAGTTTTCGTAGAGATGTGGCAGGGACCCGCCGCAATAGGCTCCATAATTTTCTCAAGCTATGAGGCTCATtcggaggaagagtggaagggTATTGAAGATCAAGGTAGCATCGTCGCCCATGACCGACAGGGAAGAAAACCCGGACCAGGGGAATATGTACGTGTTATTGTGGAAACCATTGTAGACGTCGAGACGGGCGCGCAAGACGAACTTGATAGTCAAAACAGTGCGGGGTGGGAGATGCTTGCTGCTTCCAGCGTGTGTCTGAACCGCAGAGGTCCTACAATCAACGTTACCCTCGCGGAGGAAGATCTCGAAGACACAATGGGCGACAGCAGTCAGAACGAAGAACACAGGCGTTTCATCGGGGATCATCCAGCAAAAAATGGATATGGAGTGGAAATTGCCACCAGTAATCCTGTCGAATCGCTGTATCCTGATAGTAGGCGCAGTCCTCTACAATTCCGCGTCCACGTTGCATTGCCATCTTTGACTACACAAGAGTATAAGGATGACACGCCTTCCTCAAGCTTCGTGCGTTCCCTTGACGTCCGGGCAGGAAACTCTGCCATCTATTTCGAtgagctggaggatgtgCGCATCGGCGAATTATCGTTATTTAGCGAATTTGGAGAAGTCAACCTGAAAAAACTGAGACTGGAGAACTTGAACGTAAGGACGACTGGGAAGGTTGTGGGGGAGGTCGCTGTATCTAATGATATGACAATTGAGACTCCGATGTAAGTGATAATCCACTGTTAGAAATTAATGACATTCTGACAGTCACCATTTGCAGAGGTGAAATTCATCTTAATATCTCTCTTGTGACATCGCCACATTTCAACCTGATGGATTGTCCCGCTTCAAAGTCTGTGCATCAGTCGGGGCCAGGTGGACTGCAATTCCTGACACCTAGGCCGCCCGCCACCGTGTGCACCTTGCCCCCTGTCCATGTCAATATCCGAGCCGGGGGCGATCCCGTCATCGTACATTATGCTGATTGGGAGATCCCATCTCGAGAGTTACGGATGAATGTATTCTCCCTTATTGGTGATGTACAAAGTAAGTGTTTACCAGTATACATACCCCATCACGATGTAAAATGACCAATACATTACATCAGTTTTCCCGCATCCGCTTTTTCAAGGCCCATTCCGTCTGATAACCACCAAAGGTCCTATCAGTGTCGACCTCGACAATGCTCTCATCCCCGATCCCGAGGGTCTTGGACGATGGCGCAATATTACCCtcgaagaaagagatcgCCTGGGATCACATTCCTACCTCGGCAATGTTGCCTGGCAGGCTGAATCTGTGTTAAATGTCCTGGAGCGAAGTGCACATGAAATGACCAGTGTCAGTTTGCCTGCTGATGGTCAAGGGACTGTTGACCAGAAAATgcttccttcacctcctgAGGATCACGGGCCTCGTCCTGGCCCAAAGACAGAATGGGGTATAAATGTCCGCACAAGTGTAGGATCCATCAATGTCACATTTtaaatggaaaagaagtcgGGTACGGTTGTTTGCGAAATCATGGACTTCTTAGTTTTATTCCTTTGGCTACCATATCTCTAACTTTTTTGTAAAAATAGTGATTTCTTAAAGCATACGTCCGCATTAGTGTACTTATGTATGTATTAAGGTACTGTTAAATACAGCAGCTGATTCAGTAGCATGTGATTGTGCACATCTGGTTCCTAACATTGCGCGATCCGTCGATCAGCCAACTCTGAAAATGCCCACAGgtgcgaagaagagttggaggcAGTAGAAATCAAGGACGGCAAGGATAACTACATCCGATATGATGCATAACGAATAATCCGGGACAGCTGCAGTTCGGTAAATTCTAAAAAAGCCTTATAATAGCAAAGTCGTAGGCTATTGGTAGGCTTCCGAGACAGGAGCCATTCGGATTGTCGAGGGTGCTCATCAGGAGCACTCAATCGAAGACACTCACCATTGCACGCACCGCAGCATGCAGCTGGAAACAGTCAGCAGTCTTTTATTATTATATCCtttgttgttgcttgtAGTTGATCAACTTTACAAGGCGATTGTCGCTCGCCTATAAGATGGATGGTAAGGTGTATCGTGCTAGTGGATGATAGATTAGCAAAGCGATCATCTTGGTACATGAGTTACGCGCAATCTACGAACCAATATCCTGATTAAGACAACCCAGATCCGCGGCGTAAGGAGCACTTGGACTCCTCATGACCTTCGGCGCTGGTCGGAGATCAGTCGAATGTCCGTCaatggaaggaaaagtCGCCAGACGAAAAACCTTATCCCCCGGTTGACCGGACCGGAGATTCGGCAGAGTGTCGGTCTATTCGGAGACCGTCGACTGCCGTGGGCACTATATATAATATATGATATCGAAAGAGCAGTTTCTTTTAATTGGTGGACGTATCTCTTTCGCATTCGCAACTGATTTTCTAGTGAGCCATCCTTCTATCCCAGCCGTCCTTAGAAATAAATACTCCAATATGTCGAAACCTCAAGTCCTTATTGCCGGTAAGCAATTGTCGTTTTTGAGCGATATACCGCGTGGCGATACTGAACGGTCGGTGCCTCACGTACGTAGCCAACCCCAAGAACGGCATCATCTGGTCAAAGGAGGAGCAAAATTCTAAGCTAGGCGCAGTAGCCGAAGTTCTCGTAGGTGGCCACTTCGTCCTGTCAGTGTGGGCGGTGTTAACAATGATGTGGTACTTTCTGTAGGAACTCAAATCCGCATCCCGCTCTGAATTCTTCCAAGACCTGGCCCCTAACGGAAAGTACGGCAATATCGTTGCCATCTATCGTCATAACGACTCTGTCTCCGCCATCGGTCTATTCGATGAGGAATTAATCAACAAACTCCCCGCCAGTGTCAAGTACATCTGTCACAATGGTGCTGGGTATGACCAGAGTACGTTTAGAGTCTTCACAATCCACACAAAAGCTTACCTGCCTTGACAGTTGACATTGCCGCCTGCAGCGCTCGTGGTATCCAGGTGTCTCACACACCTCAAGCCGTGGATGACGCTACGGCTACAGTAGGCGCTTTCCTTGCCATCTCTGCCATGCGTCAATTCTGGCGAGCCGAGGTCAATGTTCGAGAAGGCAAATGGAAGTCCGGTCTCGCTCCTGCTCGTGATCCCGAAGGAAAGACTTTGGGTATCATCGGTATGGGCGGCATAGGATCCGCCCTTGCCAGAAGGCTCCTGGCGTTCGACATGAAGGTCATTTACTACAACCGTCGACCAATCCAGCCCCCTCCTAACTTCCCTTGCACATATGTATCCTCGATCGAGGAGTTGCTTCAGCAAGCCGACGTTGTGTCCCTCAACCTGCCTTTGAATGAGAAGACCAAAGGTAGCTTTGGCAGGAAGGAGTTTGGtatgatgaaggagggaagtgtGCTTGTCAATACCGCCCGAGGAGCAGTCATTGACGAAGAGGCATTTATTGAGGCTCTTGAAAGCGGAAAAGTGAGTTCATGGATATTTCCATTAATTTGCATTTGGAACTAACTCTCGTGTCAGCTTTACAGTGCGGGCATTGATGTCTACCCTGATGAGCCCAACGTCAACCCTAAGCTTATCGCCATGGACAAcatcacccttcttcctcacatGGGTACTGAGACACGTGACTCACAAAAGAAGGTTAGTAATGTTGGTCCTATGGGTCCTGCAGTGACACGTACTGATTCATGTTCTTAGATGGAGCTTCTTGTGCTTGATAACATGATTTCTGCACTTACAGGCAAAGGTCTCTTGAACCAGGTCCCTGAGCAGAAGTAATTTTAATGATCCCAAGTTGGACAAACGAGTAGATAACGGCTTGCATTATGGTCTGTCACGAGATAGTCGCTAAATGCTTTTATGGTTTGCACCTAGACAAAATATGAAGTCAGTTGATGGCTTCTTTCACAGTATGGTTTGTGATGAACATCTTGCGCTCTGTGCATAGTTGGGGAAAAGAATCAAGAACAAAAATGAATCTACACAGCAAAGGGGGGGGGACGGATGGACTCATCGAATCCTTAACCTGACGATTCATGTATTAAACATCAATGATAACGCCTTCATCAGGGTAAAGGGGGAGCTTCTAAATTGCATGGAAGAACTTAATACGGCCACCTgacaaacaaaacaaaaacaatgCATACTAGTTCGTAATTGCAATGTACGTAATCATGAATGATAAAATACAACTGAGGAAGGCTTGGATGTTCTAATTTCTGTTCTGACTGACAAGAGCGACATTTACTTGCTCTTTGCTTTTCATATAATACACTGAAGACTACGACCTACCTCGTTCAAATTTAACCCAAATCATGATCTGCCTGCATTCAGGGTTTCCGTCTCGCATCCCATTTTcgtctctcatcttcctcctcgtccaaaAGACCTAGCACTAGATCATCAGGCCCaccgtcatcttccacagCCTTTCggtactcttcttcccatacCTCCCCCCACTGACTATCTCCGTCCGATGAGTCTACCTTAGTAGGTGGTAAATCACCGCTGCCAGGAGGAGAAGTTGAATGTTCCGAGGTAGGAATTGAGCTTGATCCGCCAGAAACCGCAGCCGACTCTGACTGATCAAATGGGGGATTATCCAAACGCAGATCTGTGTTTGATACGGCAAGTACGGCATCATCTTCGAAGCTAAGGCTCAGCCCGCTTGTCTCCTTGTTTCGCTTTGCCAATTTGCGCTGTTTGATAAACTGTGCTCTCACATACTCCCTGCGGACTCTATCGACCCCCTCATTGAGCCCGTATCTCACTGTTTGAATTGGATCTCCCATCCATATCCCCGTCCGACCGTAACCGTTAGGCAATCCCGGTATCTGTCGATCGGAAGGAGATTCCATCAGATCATGCAAAGCCGACAGAAGAGGTTGGTCAAAAGATAACGGTGTCTCAGTGTCTTCATTCGGTGGGGATCGTGCTTCTACTTCCTGTCGGAAAACGAGCTTATCGGTTCGCGCTTCCAAATCGAGTattgaaagaggagagtaaTCGTCTATAGGCCGGGCAGAAAAAAATTCAATCTGTCTTGAGAGATAAATAGAGCTGGGCAGGACATGCGGGTTGAAATGGTGTGTTCGGATTTCTGCCGCAGCAAGGGCCCCCATCCGGGACCGCTGACTCTTCTCAGCAGTAGTTGAAGACAAGAGAGTGGGTGATGACAAAGCAACCGCGCTGGGCAATGCCCACTTTGCCAGGGTTATCTTTTCAGCTGCAAGGCTATTGAGTTCACGGGCAGCTCTGCTAAGCATCAATTCGGTGAGCGCGCTCCTAGTTCTGTGTGGTGGCGATCCATTGCTGTACTTGGTAACCCCCACTTCACTATCATCCTCTCGGCATCCACGGACTGTCATACGAGTGATTTCTAATACACCCGCCGGCCACCGGAAAATCCCAATGTCTTGTGTGTGCTTCTGATCCAATTTTTGGTGCTGGCGATAAGGGAGGAAGCCGAAAACAGAATTTTCTGAATATGTTGAATCCGGATCAAGATTTCCCTCTAGATGCGATGGATCCGTAGCTAAGCGTGGCGGGCGGATCCTGACGATAGGGGATACAGGAATTGAAAGAGCGAAAAGCCGCTGAGCATTGCGGAATCCTGCGGCATGTGTGAGCGCTGAAGGCTGCCCTCCTGACGGGTGTATGGGATATATATCTGCACAGTGCAATTAGGAAAAATAATCATGGTGACATATCAGTTGGGTAGATATCCTTGACTCACGTATGGTACCCCTATCTGTGCCAATACCCACCCAGTTCCCCATCCTGTCCCAACTTGTCCACCTGACTTTGGCAATTGTATGACCTCTCTTCAGTTCATACAAGTGCCAAGCTTGACTCTGTGATCCAGTACTAATGTTCCCTTTCAACGGAGCGGGATGAAATTCCAATATGTGAAAACTTCGGCCATCAGCGGGGGCAGCTAGCAGTGTCGTACCTGATGGGGAAAAAGACAGATGTTGGACAGGCAATGAATGGTACTGAGACGAGTGGGAAGTATCTATCGGAACGACGGACGAGAGAGGCAGTCTAAAATGGGCTGTAgtggtgaaagaaggggttGGTTTCGAAGTGGCATTGCCCGGCGGCGATACTTGACATGTACTGCTAGGATGGCGAGAAAAAAGATCAATGACATGAATCCATTCACCCTTATCAATAGGCTTCGCATTAGCAGCATTGGTGGGAAGGGCCTCATCAAGTATGCTGCCGTCGTCCAGTGATCGGCTCTCTGCATCTCCCTGAATCTTGGTTTCTTGGTCACGACCAAAGGTGGCAGTATCATCTGGTGCGCTCTGAGCCAACCTATCGCTTCTAGCACGAGTTGCGGCGCTAGCAGCCTTTGCACCGAGTTTTAGACCTGCCCATACCCCTCGAGCAACGCCACCTCCAATCTCAACTGCTGAACTTATCAGTGCACCTTGATGACTCTCCACTTGACCAGTAGGACCTTGCTGTTTCCTTGAATGCGAGGCCctcaaggaggaggacgtCACCAGCGAGCCCATATCGTTAGGATTGGAGACCTTTGCAGGTGACGATGTCACATAAGCAAGGAGCCGGCCCGACAAAGCAACAGTTGGCAATTGAGTGAGGGCATTAGGTGCAGCGTCCATAATGGGAGGAAATAGAGGCAGGAAAGACACGGGATCCAAAAAGTGGATCGCGGGTGCAGGGTGGGATACAGTCTAGTAGATGAGAACTCTAATAAGTTCACGTGTTATCTCTGGCAAGGTCGTACTTACAATGGCAATAATTTTGTGTGATACATGAACACCAGCCGTGGAACCGACACCTAAATCCACTTTCGCTTCTGCTCGCCCACTTTCAAGGTTCACCACGACTAATGCCAGGGGCCCTATAGACGCCTTGTCCGAATTACAAGTGACCAACGCAACTCTACCTCCATCCATGAGCGCCATGTCTAGCACAGTTTCATTGTGCGTCGAAGATTGTAGAGAGCCTCCATTATTTACCCCAGACAGAGAGCCTCGATATAGGGACGAGCCATATGTTATAGTCGACATAGCAAACACCTCCTCAGGGACATTGAATGATTCGGGGAGCCGAGGGTCCTGAGAAGCTACAGGAGTTGGAATCGAAAATATTTGCAGCACGCAAACAGGAGATGTTATGAGAAGTAAGGGCCTTATAACGATGCTGTTAGCGATAGATCGCACTGCTAGACGAAGAGGCACTTTGGACCTACACGATGCCCTTGCCGTCTCCGAGATCCCCTTCCTGCCATACCACTTTGTTATATTCTGAGTGTGGCggggaagtggaggctggatggtggtggtcatAGGAAGGTGACTGGCGCAAGGCCTTGAAAGGAGATATGCCGGAGAGAGCAGGGAAGTGGGAGACGATCGGGGAAAGGAGTGAAGAGGGGGTGGTGGCTGGGGATATAGGGATGGCCTGCCTGCGGTGCATGGGGGTCACAGTGGCTCGGCGATGAAGATAGAAACGTTTCAAGCAGTCATGCAACTCGTACTTAATACTCTATACGAGCAAGTGAGAGTATGTCACTCATCCTCCCCGTCGGGCATGTCCGCCCCGGGTGGCAACACAACTTCGGACGCGCACCGCACCTTCCCAATCCGGCAAGTAGTTACATAATCCCAGGTCTGCAGCGCTTGCCGAGCGGTTGAGGGCTATTTGCCACTTGCCTCTTGCCGCTTGCCACTTGTCACTTGTCACCTGCCACTCGCCACCCGCCACCACTACTGCCCATCTTCCTACCGACAGCTGCGGTCGAATGCCTTGTGGCCATCCTGGCCGAGCAGTCCAGTAACCATCTCCCGCATCGCCTTATAGTCGTATGCCCTGTCAAGAATCAAAGCATTGGGCGGATCCAGGGAATCTGGGCCGGCTCGAGCGAGAGCTTGAGGAACCAAGAATTAAGGGGGCATGTGTGCGACCAGACGTTTCTACGTTTCGTGTTTGTTTGTGGACCACCGTGCAGCAACACTGAGATCCCTTTCTCATGTTCCTCTTGCGCACAGCGCACCCATGCATAGCACAATCTCACATATTGTTTtgcatctcatcttctcttttctttttccatcttctctttcattcaAGTGCTTCCCAGCAATAACTAATTgtcgcttcttctcgctcatTACAAACTCTACCTATAACAATGTCCGCCACAGAACAAGTCAATCAGGTGCGTACTGCTCTTAAACTTATTATTCTAGTTCATTCTCGCCTGGCCAGTGGTTTGTTTTCATGCCTCCGCTCTTGGAAAATATCGAAGGCTCCTGACAGTTCCAGGTTCTAAGTACTGGCCGTGATCAGCTAATATTGGCTTGTAAAGTTGCGTGGGTCTGTTGGGAGAGCGGCGTTCCGCGGACGGGCGCCGCTTGCATGAATAACGGGAGAAGGGATTGCCGTTACATTATAATGTTGTACGGCGCCCTCAACTGTCAGTTGTGGGTCTATATCATCTCGGGATAGGTTTGAGGCTTGGAGAGCTACATTGAGCCTGCCTTTGTGAATGGCAACGCCCTTCGCGATGTCAATACATGGCACTGGCGCTCTGATCTCCTTTACCTTGTTTCATACCGCTTTCCCCTCCCTTTGTCCTCTTTCAACGAACGTCCAGACCGTCTTGTCCTTTCAGTTCGCAACCGCTATCtgactttttcctcttccacctttctTTGTGAACTCGCACGCTAATCTTTATCACGCATTGTTCCTATTTCTACCTTACTACGGCGTTAATTTCCATTGCCTGCGTAAACGGATTTTGTCACTGCCCATAATGACATTTCTCAACGTCTTACGCTCCAAATCAATGCCTGCAATTGCTTCCAAGCAGGCTCCAGCCGAAACTCCTAACGTCGTGATTCCCGAGGCCAACCCGTCTTCCGAGGAGGCCAAGGAAATGCTTAAGGCTGAGAAACCTGTCTCTGAAACGGCCGCACCTAATATTACTGAGCCTGTCGTTGAAGAAGTGAGTGCTTGGAGAACTTGTTGCATCCCATTACCTAACAACAATCGGTCCATCAAGCAACCCATCTTCGCAGATACCGAGGCCGGAACCGACCATTCCGGACCCGAGCTTGCAAACAAAGCAGATAACACAGAAGCTGACAAGCACGTTGAGGGTACGAAGACCGAGGAAGGGGCTAAGACCACGGAAGAGGTTCCCAAGCTCGCGAAGACTAAGGAGGATAAGAAAGATATAAAGAAATCGGCAGTCAAGGTGAATTCGTATGCCTCTAGCCAAGATATTGCTGCTAATGAACAATTCCACAGGAAAAGACTGAAAAAACCAAAGCCGAGGGCAAAGGTTTCTTTGCCAAATTCTTCGGTAACAAGGACAAATCtcccaagaaggagaagaaaaaaactCCCAAAGTTCG
Encoded here:
- a CDS encoding 2-hydroxyacid dehydrogenase; amino-acid sequence: MSKPQVLIAANPKNGIIWSKEEQNSKLGAVAEVLELKSASRSEFFQDLAPNGKYGNIVAIYRHNDSVSAIGLFDEELINKLPASVKYICHNGAGYDQIDIAACSARGIQVSHTPQAVDDATATVGAFLAISAMRQFWRAEVNVREGKWKSGLAPARDPEGKTLGIIGMGGIGSALARRLLAFDMKVIYYNRRPIQPPPNFPCTYVSSIEELLQQADVVSLNLPLNEKTKGSFGRKEFGMMKEGSVLVNTARGAVIDEEAFIEALESGKLYSAGIDVYPDEPNVNPKLIAMDNITLLPHMGTETRDSQKKMELLVLDNMISALTGKGLLNQVPEQK